A region from the Corynebacterium halotolerans YIM 70093 = DSM 44683 genome encodes:
- a CDS encoding Mur ligase family protein, with amino-acid sequence MSPELSGPLRRLRRTAAKTAAKLATTASRLSGRGAGGMIGGLVANAIDPTIMEQLSGERPAVLVTGTNGKSTTTRMLAAALRRRYSVATNDGGDNMDAGIISALLAGRDASHVVLEVDELHVPSVADRLNPQALVLLNLTRDQLDRVGEINKIERALRATVAAHPDMLVIANCDDVLMTSVAFDAPNVVWVAAGAGWTGDSVSCPRTGGHVVRDGDDWWAVRQLPDGREFRRPTPSWTVSDTGLAGPAGEADFILQLPGRANRGNATQAIAAAVEGFDVPLGDAVAATEGVDNVAGRYSTVKLGDREVHLLLAKNPAGWQEALSMVDRSADGLVIAVNGQVADGEDLSWLWDVRFEDFEDLSVKAAGERGTDLAVRLTYAEIDHELTPDALAAVQACPPGRIEVLANYTAFRDLKKALNREIARRDDKEDNDRG; translated from the coding sequence AGCTGGCCACCACCGCCTCCCGGTTGTCCGGGCGGGGTGCGGGCGGCATGATCGGCGGTCTGGTCGCCAACGCCATCGACCCGACCATCATGGAGCAGCTGTCGGGCGAACGCCCCGCGGTCCTGGTCACCGGCACCAACGGCAAGTCCACCACCACCCGCATGCTGGCCGCCGCGCTGCGGCGCAGGTACAGCGTGGCCACCAACGACGGCGGCGACAACATGGACGCCGGCATCATCTCCGCGCTGCTGGCCGGCCGCGACGCCTCCCATGTCGTCCTGGAGGTCGACGAGCTGCACGTGCCCTCCGTCGCCGACCGTCTCAACCCGCAGGCCCTGGTCCTGCTCAACCTCACACGCGACCAGCTGGACCGGGTCGGCGAGATCAACAAGATCGAACGTGCCCTGCGCGCGACCGTCGCCGCGCACCCGGACATGCTGGTCATCGCCAACTGCGACGACGTGCTGATGACGTCGGTGGCCTTCGACGCACCCAACGTCGTGTGGGTCGCCGCGGGCGCCGGCTGGACCGGCGACTCCGTGTCCTGCCCGCGCACCGGCGGGCACGTCGTGCGCGACGGCGACGACTGGTGGGCCGTCAGGCAGCTTCCCGACGGCCGCGAGTTCCGCCGCCCGACGCCCTCCTGGACCGTCTCCGACACCGGTCTGGCCGGTCCCGCCGGCGAAGCCGACTTCATTCTCCAGCTGCCCGGGCGGGCCAACCGCGGCAACGCCACGCAGGCGATCGCCGCGGCCGTCGAGGGGTTCGACGTCCCGCTCGGCGACGCCGTGGCGGCCACCGAGGGCGTCGACAATGTCGCCGGCCGCTACTCCACCGTGAAGCTCGGTGACCGGGAGGTGCACCTGTTGCTGGCGAAGAACCCGGCCGGCTGGCAGGAGGCGCTGTCGATGGTCGACCGCTCGGCGGACGGGCTGGTCATCGCGGTCAACGGGCAGGTCGCCGACGGCGAGGACCTGTCCTGGCTGTGGGACGTGCGCTTCGAGGACTTCGAGGACCTGTCCGTCAAGGCCGCCGGGGAACGCGGCACCGATCTCGCGGTGCGCCTGACCTACGCGGAGATCGACCACGAGCTCACCCCTGACGCGCTGGCCGCCGTGCAGGCCTGCCCGCCCGGGCGCATCGAGGTGCTCGCCAACTACACCGCCTTCCGGGATCTGAAGAAGGCCCTGAACCGGGAAATCGCCCGGAGGGACGACAAGGAGGACAACGACCGTGGCTGA
- a CDS encoding type 1 glutamine amidotransferase, producing the protein MAEQLTIGLILPDVLGTYGDDGNALVLRQRARMRGIDADILTVKLGEPVPSGLDVYTLGGGEDTAQMLAAEHLIADGGLSRAAEAGRPVLAICAGLQVLGESFRAGNRVVDGVGLLDASTSGLQQRAIGEVVSAPTSVGITAELTEPLTGFENHLGATVLGPGAEPLGRVSRGIGNCDVAAAADLSDGPRQRSAEGAVQGNVIATYMHGPVLARNPQLADLLLAKAMDVALDELEPLEIAVVDRLRLERLR; encoded by the coding sequence GTGGCTGAGCAGCTGACCATCGGACTGATCCTGCCCGACGTGCTGGGCACCTACGGTGACGACGGCAATGCCCTGGTGCTGCGCCAGCGCGCCCGCATGCGGGGCATCGACGCCGACATCCTGACGGTCAAGCTCGGGGAACCGGTGCCGAGCGGCCTGGACGTGTACACGCTGGGTGGCGGCGAGGACACCGCCCAGATGCTGGCCGCCGAGCACCTCATCGCCGACGGCGGGCTGAGCCGCGCCGCCGAGGCCGGCCGACCGGTGCTGGCCATCTGCGCGGGCCTGCAGGTCCTCGGCGAGTCCTTCCGCGCGGGCAACCGCGTCGTCGACGGCGTCGGCCTGCTCGACGCCAGCACCTCCGGACTCCAGCAGCGCGCCATCGGCGAGGTCGTCTCCGCGCCGACGAGCGTCGGCATCACCGCCGAGCTGACCGAACCGCTCACCGGCTTCGAGAACCACCTGGGCGCCACCGTGCTCGGACCGGGCGCCGAGCCGCTCGGCCGGGTCTCGCGCGGCATCGGCAACTGTGATGTCGCGGCGGCCGCCGACCTGTCCGACGGTCCGCGCCAGCGCAGCGCCGAGGGGGCGGTGCAGGGCAACGTGATCGCCACCTATATGCACGGGCCCGTCCTGGCCCGCAACCCGCAGCTGGCCGACCTGCTGCTGGCGAAGGCGATGGATGTGGCGCTCGACGA